The proteins below are encoded in one region of Pseudonocardia sp. DSM 110487:
- a CDS encoding DedA family protein, producing MIDGLRLLLEGALASQWLLLVIVGLAVVDALLPMVPSEALIIAAGVGAAAGDQSLIAVIAAASIGSFVGECTAFLIGRGFGTAVRARLTPGTQRAELFTRTERTLTTRGGLILLTARYIPAGRTVAALAAGASSFPGRRYVGYSAIGATMSAAYVAMLGFIGGATFASDPLVALAVSLGIGTVIGSVAGLARRLRSATAQVTESSPVAATRVHADRDSRASIPPLAHAA from the coding sequence GTGATCGACGGACTGCGGCTGTTGCTCGAGGGTGCACTGGCATCTCAGTGGTTGCTGCTCGTGATCGTCGGGCTCGCCGTCGTCGACGCGTTGCTGCCCATGGTGCCGAGCGAGGCGCTGATCATTGCGGCAGGCGTGGGTGCTGCCGCGGGTGACCAGAGCCTGATTGCCGTGATCGCGGCGGCGTCGATCGGCTCGTTCGTCGGCGAGTGCACGGCATTCCTCATCGGCCGCGGGTTCGGAACCGCGGTGCGCGCCAGGTTGACGCCCGGCACGCAGCGGGCCGAGCTGTTCACCCGCACCGAGCGCACCTTGACGACGCGGGGCGGCCTCATCCTGCTCACCGCTCGCTACATCCCGGCCGGTCGCACGGTGGCGGCGCTCGCGGCGGGAGCGAGCAGCTTCCCGGGCCGCCGGTACGTGGGCTACAGCGCCATCGGCGCCACGATGTCGGCCGCGTACGTCGCGATGCTGGGGTTCATCGGCGGCGCGACGTTCGCCAGCGACCCGCTCGTCGCCCTCGCGGTGAGCCTCGGCATCGGCACGGTGATCGGGTCCGTGGCGGGCCTGGCGCGGCGCCTGCGTTCGGCCACCGCGCAGGTCACGGAATCGTCGCCGGTAGCCGCGACTCGCGTGCACGCAGACCGCGACTCGCGCGCATCCATCCCGCCACTCGCGCACGCGGCGTGA
- a CDS encoding FIST signal transduction protein codes for MGAQRWLGVGQAQGSEPEAGTRAADRALVHADAKLLIVFCSEALDPAAILRQVNERSGGVPLIGCSTSGEIAPTGSGQGSVVVTALGGAGFSIGTAAASPASRDLRAAGATVAGCLAGTEERPHRVMMLLTDGLSGDQREILRGVYRVLGAGVPLVGGCAGDERMAQTFQMHGDQVLTDSVVAAGIGSDAPLGIGVRHGWRRVGEPMLVTASGGNRVHTLNGRPALDVYMERLGAPSAACTSQEELAKLALVHPLGLGGRDGEEEIRFIAGGDFADRSLACIAEVPQAALVWLMEGDAESVRWAGSAACNDALEALGGNPPLGMLAFECVGRRPVLGHEGARVEIDEIMKCSGGAPVAGFYTYGEIARKQGVIGFHNQTLVVLSVS; via the coding sequence ATGGGCGCGCAGCGGTGGCTCGGTGTCGGACAGGCGCAGGGTTCCGAGCCGGAGGCGGGAACACGAGCGGCAGACCGCGCGCTCGTGCACGCCGACGCGAAACTGCTGATCGTCTTCTGTTCCGAGGCGCTCGATCCGGCCGCCATCCTCCGGCAGGTCAACGAACGGTCCGGCGGCGTGCCCCTGATCGGCTGCTCGACGTCGGGTGAGATCGCGCCGACCGGTTCGGGGCAGGGCAGTGTCGTCGTCACGGCGCTGGGCGGCGCCGGCTTCTCGATCGGCACCGCGGCCGCCAGCCCCGCGTCGCGCGACCTCCGTGCGGCGGGGGCCACGGTGGCCGGGTGCCTCGCCGGCACCGAGGAACGACCGCACCGCGTCATGATGCTCCTCACCGACGGCCTCTCGGGCGACCAGCGGGAGATCCTGCGCGGCGTCTACCGGGTGCTCGGGGCCGGTGTGCCGCTGGTCGGCGGGTGCGCGGGCGACGAGCGGATGGCGCAGACGTTCCAGATGCACGGCGACCAGGTGCTGACCGACTCGGTCGTCGCGGCCGGGATCGGCTCCGACGCGCCGCTGGGTATCGGCGTGCGCCACGGGTGGCGCAGGGTCGGCGAGCCGATGCTCGTCACGGCAAGCGGTGGCAACCGGGTCCACACGCTCAACGGGCGGCCGGCGCTCGACGTGTACATGGAGCGTCTCGGAGCGCCTTCCGCGGCGTGCACCAGCCAGGAGGAACTCGCCAAGCTCGCGCTCGTGCACCCGCTCGGGCTCGGCGGCCGCGACGGGGAGGAGGAGATCCGGTTCATCGCAGGCGGTGACTTCGCCGATCGATCGCTCGCGTGCATCGCCGAAGTGCCGCAGGCAGCGCTCGTCTGGCTCATGGAAGGGGACGCCGAGTCGGTCCGCTGGGCCGGCAGCGCCGCGTGCAACGATGCGCTCGAGGCGCTCGGGGGCAACCCGCCGCTCGGCATGCTCGCGTTCGAGTGCGTCGGCAGACGTCCTGTGCTCGGCCACGAGGGGGCCCGGGTGGAGATCGACGAGATCATGAAGTGTTCCGGCGGCGCGCCGGTCGCCGGCTTCTACACGTATGGGGAGATCGCCCGCAAACAGGGGGTGATCGGCTTCCACAACCAGACGCTCGTGGTCCTGTCGGTGTCCTGA
- a CDS encoding GAF domain-containing protein codes for MTTDGVFDPTAHARLMHQVFEAVLGGDQAPVAPRTLVSESWQRSLAAHVDPDRRTPPVVVGESDIPHLRAAHPLNAVMPLLRSTLVSIADEAMHVMLVTDADGTILWREGAAAVLNSADEVGLMPGTRWSEDAIGTNAMGTTLAVDAPVTIHSAEHLVRTYHAWTCAAAPVHDPDTGAILGAIDISGPLHTVHPAMKQLVSATAQLAEHQLRVRLAIEDERLRLRNMPHLANLRGQAGALVTATGRIVASEPYGAWPERVALHPGVDRVRLDDGREMVVEQLAEGYLLRAPQRSAPAAPRSALSLRFTGEGAPTAVLDGRSIPLTLRPAELLTALALHPDGLTAEQLALLLYGEEGNPTTVRGEVLRLRGLIGSDVLRTRPYRLAAVVDTDFQAARRAIRTHRPAAALLACAGPLLPRSDAPAIRELRAELEAGLRGIVLESDDVDLLIEFAAHPVGRDDLEVHDRLMALLPPSDPRRAPISARRVHLLF; via the coding sequence ATGACCACCGATGGAGTGTTCGACCCCACGGCCCATGCGCGCCTGATGCACCAGGTGTTCGAGGCCGTGCTCGGCGGTGACCAGGCTCCCGTCGCACCGCGCACGCTCGTATCGGAGTCGTGGCAGCGCAGCCTCGCCGCCCACGTCGACCCGGACCGGCGCACACCCCCGGTCGTCGTCGGGGAGTCGGATATCCCGCACCTGCGCGCGGCCCACCCGCTGAACGCCGTGATGCCGCTGCTGCGCAGCACGCTCGTGAGCATCGCCGACGAGGCCATGCACGTCATGCTCGTCACCGACGCCGACGGCACCATCCTGTGGCGCGAGGGCGCGGCCGCGGTGCTCAACTCGGCCGACGAGGTGGGCCTCATGCCTGGCACCCGGTGGTCCGAGGACGCCATCGGCACCAACGCGATGGGCACCACGCTCGCCGTGGACGCACCGGTGACGATCCACTCCGCTGAGCACCTGGTGCGCACTTACCACGCGTGGACCTGCGCGGCGGCGCCCGTGCACGATCCGGACACCGGCGCGATCCTCGGCGCCATCGACATCAGCGGCCCCCTGCACACGGTGCACCCCGCGATGAAGCAGCTCGTGTCGGCCACCGCCCAGCTCGCCGAGCACCAGCTGCGGGTCCGTCTCGCCATCGAGGATGAGCGGTTGCGCCTACGCAACATGCCCCACCTCGCCAACCTCCGCGGACAGGCCGGCGCGCTCGTCACGGCCACCGGCCGGATCGTCGCGAGCGAACCGTACGGCGCGTGGCCGGAACGGGTGGCCCTGCACCCCGGCGTCGACCGGGTGAGGCTCGACGACGGCCGCGAGATGGTGGTGGAGCAGCTGGCAGAGGGCTACCTGCTGCGCGCGCCGCAGCGCAGCGCCCCCGCCGCCCCGCGCTCCGCGCTGTCGCTGCGCTTCACCGGCGAGGGTGCGCCGACGGCCGTCCTCGACGGGCGGTCGATCCCGCTGACGCTGCGGCCCGCCGAGCTGCTCACCGCGCTCGCCCTGCACCCCGACGGGCTCACCGCAGAGCAGCTCGCGCTCCTGCTCTACGGCGAGGAGGGCAATCCCACCACCGTGCGCGGCGAGGTGCTGCGGTTGCGCGGCCTCATCGGCTCGGACGTGCTGCGCACCCGCCCGTACCGGCTCGCGGCCGTCGTCGACACCGACTTCCAGGCCGCGCGCCGCGCGATCCGCACCCACCGTCCCGCCGCCGCGCTTCTCGCCTGCGCGGGGCCGCTGCTGCCGCGCTCCGACGCGCCCGCGATCCGGGAGCTGCGCGCCGAGCTGGAGGCCGGGCTGCGCGGCATCGTGCTGGAGAGCGACGACGTGGACCTGCTCATCGAGTTCGCCGCCCACCCCGTCGGCCGCGACGACCTCGAGGTGCACGACCGCCTCATGGCGCTGCTGCCCCCGTCCGACCCCCGGCGCGCACCGATCTCGGCCCGTCGGGTGCACCTGCTCTTCTGA
- a CDS encoding 6-phosphofructokinase: MRVGVLTGGGDCPGLNAVIRAIVRKGVPEYGYSFLGFRDGWRGPLEALTRPLDIPSVRGILPRGGTILGSSRTNPFAVEGGVEKIRRNLQNLGVDALIAIGGEDTLGVATKLHEMGVNVVGVPKTIDNDLSGTDYTFGFDTAVNIATEAIDRLHTTAESHHRALIVEVMGRHAGWIALHSGMAGGANAILIPEIRFDVDQVCQWVESRFQLDYAPIIVVSEGAKPKDGEEVLQSGEKDAFGHVRLGGIGDWLARQIEERTGKEARTTVLGHVQRGGTPTARDRWLATRFGLHAIDAVHEGKWGQMTALRGTDIVTVPLSEATKELKVVDPALYAEAEVFFG; encoded by the coding sequence ATGCGCGTCGGCGTGCTCACCGGGGGCGGGGACTGCCCCGGACTCAACGCGGTCATCCGGGCGATCGTCCGCAAGGGCGTGCCGGAGTACGGGTACTCGTTTCTCGGATTCCGCGACGGCTGGCGCGGCCCGCTCGAGGCGCTCACCCGGCCGCTCGACATCCCCAGCGTCCGCGGCATCCTGCCCCGCGGCGGCACCATCCTCGGCTCGTCGCGCACCAACCCGTTCGCGGTGGAGGGCGGCGTCGAGAAGATCCGCCGCAACCTGCAGAACCTCGGTGTCGACGCCCTCATCGCGATCGGCGGCGAGGACACCCTGGGCGTCGCCACCAAGCTGCACGAGATGGGCGTCAACGTTGTCGGCGTCCCGAAGACGATCGACAACGATCTGTCGGGAACCGACTACACCTTCGGCTTCGACACCGCCGTCAACATCGCGACCGAGGCCATCGACCGGCTGCACACGACCGCCGAGTCGCACCACCGCGCCCTGATCGTCGAGGTGATGGGCCGGCATGCCGGCTGGATCGCCCTGCACTCGGGCATGGCGGGCGGCGCCAACGCGATCCTCATCCCCGAGATCCGGTTCGACGTCGACCAGGTCTGCCAGTGGGTGGAGTCACGGTTCCAGCTCGACTACGCGCCGATCATCGTCGTGTCCGAGGGCGCGAAGCCCAAGGACGGCGAGGAGGTGCTGCAGAGCGGCGAGAAGGACGCGTTCGGCCACGTCCGCCTCGGCGGCATCGGCGACTGGCTGGCCCGCCAGATCGAGGAGCGCACCGGCAAGGAGGCCCGCACCACGGTGCTGGGGCACGTCCAGCGCGGTGGCACGCCCACCGCCCGCGACCGCTGGCTCGCAACCCGGTTCGGCCTGCATGCGATCGACGCCGTGCACGAGGGCAAGTGGGGCCAGATGACAGCGCTGCGCGGCACCGACATCGTCACCGTTCCGCTGTCGGAGGCCACCAAGGAGCTCAAGGTCGTCGACCCGGCTCTGTACGCCGAGGCCGAGGTCTTCTTCGGCTAG
- a CDS encoding response regulator transcription factor — MTADALLDRHAVLDTVSNSPTTTARRTARILVVDDEAIVRFGLRQLFAPDPHVTVIGEAAAPRDALMIADRCPPDLVILDVALGRGDAAGVELARMLLERHRGVRVLVLTGCRDRDVMLRTVRLGVHGYVRKGADTADIVRAVHTLLRGESVFDTGGPTGSAVVDVLRDEDRPPVRGLGGAMLTERENQVLRLLAVGMSNREIGMRLVISEATVKFHVRNLRDKLDVRRRTEIVYTATRQGIV; from the coding sequence ATGACCGCTGACGCACTGCTCGACCGCCACGCCGTGCTCGACACGGTGAGCAATTCCCCCACCACCACCGCCCGGCGCACGGCCCGCATCCTCGTCGTGGACGACGAGGCCATCGTCCGTTTCGGCCTGCGCCAGCTGTTCGCGCCCGATCCGCACGTCACCGTGATCGGGGAGGCCGCCGCGCCGCGCGACGCGCTGATGATCGCCGACCGCTGTCCACCCGATCTGGTGATCCTCGACGTGGCGCTCGGCCGCGGCGACGCCGCGGGCGTCGAGCTCGCCCGGATGCTGCTCGAGCGCCACCGCGGGGTGCGGGTCCTCGTGCTCACCGGCTGCCGCGACCGGGACGTCATGCTGCGCACCGTGCGTCTCGGCGTACACGGCTACGTGCGCAAGGGGGCCGACACCGCTGACATCGTGCGCGCCGTGCACACGCTCTTGCGCGGCGAGAGCGTGTTCGACACCGGCGGCCCGACCGGCTCCGCCGTCGTGGACGTGTTGCGCGACGAGGACCGCCCACCCGTGCGCGGTCTCGGCGGCGCGATGCTGACCGAGCGCGAGAACCAGGTGCTGCGGCTGCTGGCGGTAGGCATGTCCAACCGCGAGATCGGAATGCGGCTCGTGATCAGCGAGGCCACCGTCAAGTTCCACGTGCGGAACCTGCGCGACAAGCTCGACGTGCGGCGGCGCACCGAGATCGTCTACACAGCCACTCGTCAGGGCATCGTCTAG
- a CDS encoding erythromycin esterase family protein, whose product MSLSQDAVIPLSTLEPDAPLDDLGWLDRIIGDARVVAIGESEHYTHEYLALRHRLTRYLVERHGFGTVAMETGFVEGWLVDGWLGGGEGELGHVMADGLTSLMGLWTEIRALLEWMRDQPVRFYGIDLGGSNVSLLPGLDAVTAYLAQADPEYRPDPAVREIAAVFSAASPFGIPAAMAGYPGLARERRDALTAGLADLRARLASRRLDHVRRTGADAYERALHTMHLTIAIDALFRDMVRGAGFAAHRETAIADTVEWIAGREGRIVLPAHNGHVQRCPCTMPGVAPMSMGMCLADSLGAEYVVIGTTAGSGVTLADGPDFFAGTLFAEMGPPEPGSLDALMAASHDGPFAVDLRRLSPGDVEQVRAASRQRFGSVYSEQDPLDAYDAVVHVPRVTAAEPDAAAIAASPADVQKALAG is encoded by the coding sequence ATGAGTCTGAGCCAGGATGCGGTGATTCCGCTGTCCACACTGGAGCCGGACGCGCCGCTGGACGATCTGGGCTGGCTGGACCGGATCATCGGGGATGCGCGAGTCGTGGCGATCGGCGAGAGCGAGCACTACACGCACGAGTACCTCGCGCTCCGGCACCGGCTGACGCGCTACCTCGTCGAGCGGCACGGGTTCGGCACCGTCGCGATGGAGACAGGGTTCGTCGAGGGTTGGCTGGTCGACGGCTGGCTCGGTGGCGGCGAGGGCGAGCTCGGGCACGTCATGGCGGATGGGCTGACGTCGCTGATGGGCCTGTGGACCGAGATCCGCGCCCTGCTGGAGTGGATGCGGGATCAGCCGGTCCGCTTCTACGGGATCGATCTCGGCGGCTCCAACGTGTCGCTGCTCCCCGGCCTCGACGCCGTGACCGCCTACCTCGCGCAGGCCGATCCGGAGTACCGCCCCGATCCGGCGGTCCGGGAGATCGCGGCTGTCTTCTCGGCCGCGTCACCGTTCGGCATCCCGGCGGCCATGGCCGGCTACCCCGGCCTCGCCCGCGAGCGCAGGGACGCACTGACGGCCGGTCTCGCCGATCTGCGGGCACGCTTGGCGAGCCGCCGTCTCGACCACGTGCGGCGGACCGGGGCCGATGCCTACGAGCGCGCGCTCCACACGATGCACCTCACGATCGCCATCGATGCGCTGTTCCGCGACATGGTCCGCGGCGCCGGGTTCGCGGCACACCGCGAGACAGCGATCGCCGACACGGTCGAGTGGATCGCAGGCAGGGAAGGCCGGATCGTCCTGCCCGCCCACAACGGCCACGTCCAGCGCTGCCCCTGCACCATGCCCGGCGTGGCTCCGATGTCGATGGGCATGTGCCTCGCCGACAGTCTCGGCGCGGAGTACGTGGTCATCGGCACGACCGCGGGGTCGGGCGTGACGCTCGCCGACGGGCCCGACTTCTTCGCGGGCACGCTGTTCGCCGAGATGGGGCCACCCGAGCCCGGCAGCCTCGACGCGCTGATGGCCGCGAGCCACGACGGTCCGTTCGCGGTCGACCTGCGCCGGCTCTCACCGGGCGATGTCGAGCAGGTACGTGCGGCCTCCCGCCAGCGCTTCGGCAGCGTCTACTCCGAACAGGACCCCCTCGATGCCTACGACGCGGTGGTCCACGTCCCGCGCGTGACGGCGGCCGAGCCGGACGCGGCCGCGATCGCCGCATCGCCCGCGGACGTCCAGAAGGCCTTGGCCGGTTAG